In Methanomassiliicoccales archaeon, a single genomic region encodes these proteins:
- a CDS encoding Hsp20/alpha crystallin family protein: protein MIGKRKGSVDLVPQSWSPASIFEDVEHLFSDMRSGLVVPGWISTAVEGTRLPMLDMKEESDRFLVQAELPGMSREDVTVEMDRENLRITAFKEQELEEQKEGYLRRERGSMRFFRQVRLPQNVDRDGIKAKLENGVLEMSLPKVPVVEEKKNMIQVE from the coding sequence ATGATCGGTAAGAGAAAGGGATCTGTTGACCTGGTCCCCCAGAGCTGGAGCCCCGCCTCGATCTTCGAGGACGTGGAACATCTATTTTCAGATATGCGCTCCGGACTGGTGGTTCCTGGCTGGATATCGACAGCTGTTGAAGGGACAAGATTGCCGATGCTGGACATGAAGGAGGAATCGGACCGATTCCTTGTCCAGGCCGAACTTCCAGGCATGAGCAGAGAGGATGTCACCGTCGAGATGGACCGGGAGAACCTAAGAATAACTGCGTTCAAGGAGCAAGAACTGGAAGAGCAGAAGGAGGGTTACCTCCGCCGGGAGCGGGGTAGCATGCGTTTCTTCCGTCAGGTCCGCTTGCCGCAGAACGTTGACCGAGACGGCATCAAGGCCAAGCTGGAGAACGGTGTGCTTGAAATGTCCCTACCGAAGGTGCCTGTGGTCGAAGAGAAGAAAAACATGATCCAGGTGGAGTGA
- a CDS encoding CDC48 family AAA ATPase, with protein MNSSDKVLKVAEAKPKDAGRGIARVDPAVMEALGFTAGDVVQIEGKNKTVALVWPGYNEDTNRGVIRIDGTIRRNAQASIDEKVALRKVMVKQAQKITFAPTEELRIMGGEEYLGQMMEGRVFSRGDIVELNVMGKRIDLVVMSHSPGTEAVLLTAGTEIKINEKPTKDAASGIPKVTYEDIGGLGDEVKKVREMIELPLRHPELFERLGVEAPKGVLLHGPPGTGKTLLAKAVACETSANFVSIGGPEIMSKFYGESEERLREIFKQAEENAPSIIFIDEIDSIAPKRDEVSGEMERRIVAQLLALMDGLQARGKVVVIGATNRPNALDPALRRPGRFDREIEINIPNRGGRLDIMQIHTRGMPLADDVDLERLADLTHGYAGADLSALCKEAAMHSLRRILPDLDLEADSIPAEVLNRIIVQKDDFFTALREMSPSSLREVLIESPNLHWDDIGGLEDVKAELKEAVEWPLKYADLFEHMSAEPPKGVLLFGPPGTGKTMLAKAVATESESNFISIKGPEFLSKWVGESEKAVRETFRKARQAAPCIIFMDELDSIAPTRGGDSDSHVTERVISQLLTELDGLESLHNVVVIAATNRPDIIDPALLRPGRFDRLIQVGTPDLETRKAILDVHFKRKPLAEDVDLKVVAQKTDGCTGADLAAIANEAVMTAIREAVASGKGDDPELMKETVVSMKHVMDAAEKHRPISLRELNDFQKIANDFEYVR; from the coding sequence ATGAATTCATCAGATAAGGTATTGAAGGTCGCAGAGGCCAAGCCCAAGGATGCTGGGCGCGGTATTGCCAGGGTGGACCCTGCAGTGATGGAAGCACTTGGTTTCACCGCCGGTGATGTGGTGCAGATCGAAGGTAAGAATAAGACCGTGGCGTTGGTGTGGCCGGGGTACAATGAGGACACCAACCGTGGCGTCATTCGCATAGACGGCACGATACGAAGGAACGCCCAGGCGAGCATCGACGAGAAGGTCGCATTGCGCAAGGTGATGGTGAAGCAGGCACAGAAGATAACATTCGCTCCGACCGAGGAATTGCGGATAATGGGTGGAGAGGAATACCTGGGCCAAATGATGGAGGGCCGGGTGTTCTCGCGCGGCGACATCGTGGAGCTGAACGTCATGGGAAAGCGCATCGACCTGGTGGTCATGTCGCATTCTCCGGGAACCGAAGCGGTACTTCTGACCGCTGGAACGGAGATCAAGATCAACGAGAAACCTACTAAGGATGCGGCCTCGGGCATACCGAAGGTAACCTACGAGGACATTGGCGGCCTCGGCGACGAGGTGAAGAAGGTCCGGGAGATGATCGAGCTCCCGCTGAGACACCCCGAGCTTTTCGAGAGGTTGGGAGTAGAAGCCCCTAAGGGCGTGCTGCTTCACGGCCCCCCAGGAACAGGAAAGACCCTGTTGGCAAAGGCGGTCGCATGCGAGACTAGCGCTAATTTCGTCTCCATCGGTGGGCCGGAGATCATGAGCAAGTTCTATGGCGAGAGCGAGGAGCGTCTACGTGAGATATTCAAACAGGCGGAGGAGAACGCCCCCTCTATCATCTTCATTGACGAGATCGATTCCATCGCCCCCAAGCGGGACGAGGTTTCGGGGGAGATGGAACGCAGGATCGTAGCGCAGCTCTTAGCCCTGATGGATGGACTGCAGGCCCGCGGTAAGGTGGTCGTCATCGGCGCCACGAACCGCCCTAACGCCCTGGACCCTGCCCTGCGTCGTCCCGGACGGTTCGACAGGGAGATCGAGATCAACATCCCTAACCGCGGAGGTCGTCTGGACATAATGCAGATACATACCCGGGGAATGCCTCTGGCCGATGATGTGGACCTGGAACGTTTGGCCGACCTCACACATGGATACGCCGGCGCGGACCTGTCCGCCCTGTGCAAGGAGGCGGCCATGCACTCCCTGCGTCGCATCCTGCCGGACCTCGACCTGGAAGCGGATAGCATACCGGCTGAAGTGCTGAACCGGATAATCGTGCAAAAGGACGATTTCTTCACCGCCCTGCGGGAAATGTCTCCTTCCAGCTTACGCGAGGTGCTCATCGAATCCCCCAACCTGCACTGGGATGACATCGGCGGACTTGAGGACGTGAAGGCGGAGCTGAAGGAAGCGGTAGAGTGGCCGCTCAAGTACGCCGACCTATTCGAGCACATGAGCGCCGAACCTCCGAAAGGTGTGCTCCTGTTCGGTCCCCCGGGAACGGGCAAGACCATGCTGGCGAAGGCGGTGGCGACGGAGTCTGAGAGCAACTTCATCAGCATCAAGGGGCCGGAATTCCTGAGCAAATGGGTAGGTGAGAGCGAGAAGGCGGTGCGTGAGACGTTCCGGAAAGCGCGCCAGGCCGCACCTTGCATAATCTTCATGGACGAGCTTGACTCCATCGCGCCGACGCGAGGCGGAGATTCCGATTCCCATGTGACCGAAAGGGTCATCTCGCAATTGCTGACGGAGCTGGATGGATTGGAATCGTTGCACAATGTAGTGGTCATCGCCGCTACCAACCGTCCGGACATCATCGACCCAGCACTGCTGCGCCCGGGACGCTTCGACCGACTGATACAAGTGGGCACCCCCGACCTAGAGACCAGGAAGGCCATATTGGACGTCCACTTCAAGCGCAAGCCTTTGGCGGAGGATGTCGATCTGAAAGTGGTTGCTCAGAAGACCGACGGTTGTACCGGCGCGGACCTGGCGGCAATAGCCAATGAGGCGGTCATGACGGCCATACGTGAGGCGGTGGCCTCGGGAAAGGGCGATGACCCGGAGTTGATGAAAGAGACAGTGGTGAGCATGAAACACGTCATGGACGCGGCAGAGAAGCATCGCCCCATCTCCCTTCGGGAGTTGAACGATTTTCAAAAGATCGCCAATGATTTCGAATACGTGAGGTGA
- a CDS encoding transcriptional regulator, giving the protein MQREDLIRSVRELLLRSGFKASMPIKLRSISFDIVARRDQNLLLIKILTNIDAFSKDNAEELKVLAEALGGSIVLVGERSGSGDLEQGIVYSRFDIPIIAFATLKDLLVDDEPPFIFAAPGGLYVRLDSELLHRVREERSLSLGTLAEVAGVSRRTIQMYETGMGAMIDAALRLEEYLGKVIVVPVDPLGYKPPAQESKALDMEKCDDFSKNIYTMLMQLGLLVKPTVKCPFEALTVDRDLLILTGLGKDESRLADKARMVSDLSNITGKESVIFIERLRTRHSIEGTALIGRDELKKIHESERLRKMVNVRSEVDARD; this is encoded by the coding sequence GTGCAGCGAGAGGATCTCATTAGGTCCGTAAGGGAGCTGTTGCTCCGTTCTGGATTCAAAGCGTCCATGCCGATAAAGCTGAGGAGCATCAGCTTTGACATTGTGGCTCGCCGGGACCAGAACCTGTTGCTGATAAAGATTCTAACCAACATCGATGCCTTCTCAAAGGATAACGCCGAGGAACTGAAGGTCTTGGCAGAGGCCTTGGGCGGATCGATCGTACTGGTGGGCGAACGTTCCGGATCGGGCGATCTGGAGCAGGGCATAGTCTATTCTCGTTTCGACATACCTATAATCGCCTTCGCAACGCTGAAGGACCTGCTTGTGGACGATGAGCCGCCATTCATATTTGCCGCACCGGGCGGACTATACGTACGTCTGGACAGCGAGCTATTGCACCGCGTTCGCGAAGAGCGAAGCCTCAGCCTGGGAACACTGGCCGAGGTTGCTGGGGTCTCTCGTCGTACCATACAGATGTACGAGACCGGGATGGGAGCGATGATCGACGCCGCTTTGCGCTTGGAAGAGTACCTGGGCAAAGTGATCGTGGTTCCGGTGGACCCCCTCGGCTATAAGCCCCCGGCCCAGGAGAGCAAGGCCCTAGACATGGAAAAGTGTGATGACTTCAGCAAGAACATCTACACCATGCTAATGCAGTTGGGGCTACTGGTCAAGCCAACCGTAAAGTGTCCGTTCGAAGCGCTCACCGTCGACAGGGACCTCCTGATCCTTACTGGACTGGGCAAGGACGAGTCGCGTTTGGCGGACAAGGCGAGGATGGTGTCAGACCTGTCAAACATCACCGGCAAGGAATCGGTTATATTCATCGAGCGGTTACGCACCCGGCATAGCATCGAGGGCACGGCGCTCATAGGACGTGACGAATTGAAGAAGATCCATGAATCAGAGCGCCTGCGCAAGATGGTCAATGTCCGGAGCGAAGTGGATGCAAGAGATTAA
- the hsp20 gene encoding archaeal heat shock protein Hsp20, giving the protein MTMRRYGDEWNGLFNSFDGEFEVMREQMDRLMESALNGIGSPFIYGISMRMGADGHPIVQRLGDLPPIEHHPSDPGQREPLIDIIEEEARIKVIIELPGVDKEDIDLRSEGRDLSISADTEMKKFSKRIDLPCDVISDSAIAEYNNGVLTVVIDKIPRADQGQRITIN; this is encoded by the coding sequence ATGACAATGCGGAGATACGGTGATGAATGGAACGGTCTGTTCAATTCGTTCGATGGTGAGTTCGAGGTCATGCGGGAGCAGATGGACCGCCTCATGGAATCGGCGCTGAACGGCATCGGGAGCCCGTTCATTTACGGTATCTCTATGAGGATGGGGGCAGACGGACACCCCATTGTCCAAAGGCTCGGCGATCTACCCCCGATCGAACACCATCCCTCAGACCCCGGTCAGCGTGAGCCTTTGATCGATATCATCGAGGAGGAGGCCCGGATCAAGGTGATCATTGAATTGCCCGGAGTTGACAAGGAGGACATAGACCTGCGTTCCGAGGGCCGTGATCTGAGCATTTCCGCGGATACGGAAATGAAGAAGTTCAGCAAGCGGATCGACCTTCCGTGCGATGTGATTTCGGACAGCGCGATCGCCGAATACAATAACGGAGTGTTGACCGTCGTGATCGATAAAATACCGCGGGCCGACCAGGGCCAGAGGATAACCATTAATTGA